In Verrucomicrobiota bacterium, a single genomic region encodes these proteins:
- a CDS encoding glycoside hydrolase family 127 protein — protein sequence MPHGSVTLDEGFWSHWQAVNRRVALPHGYAKLEESRALENFRLAAEGTKEGYSEPRWRDQDLYKWLESAAYELPNDASGELRKQVERAVEVIAAAQAEDGYLHTYHQVLSPDTRWSDLGRDHEMYCAGHLIEAALALQRVDGNDRLLEVACRVADHIGSVFGPGKRHGAPGHPEIELALVELYRATNRTRYLNLAQFLVDERGHGHVGPGWYNNPVYHQDHVPVLEAARVEGHAVRQLYLTTGVTDLYLETGERALLDAVSRQWHDMTTGHLFVTGGVGARHEGEAFGERYELPNDRCYCETCAAIGSVFWNWRLLLITGEGRFADLIERTLYNSVLNGISLDGRSYFYGQVLLSRGNARRSEWFDCACCPPNVTRVLASLPHYFATSDTAGVQMHQYAPGTISSGNPLGVRLRVETGYPWQGEVHVFVEETATVSWTLRLRIPAWASAARLRVNGTSTGLDVRNGYAAIERAWRKGDRIELELPIAPRLIEANPRIDATRGSLAIERGPLVYCLEDCDQEPGVDIMDAAIDGGATLADSWQPELLGGVATVDVPGVAHDMAPWGDALYKPAGDTGRLPRKPVTLTAIPYYAWANRGAHAMRVWIPRGTAQ from the coding sequence TTGCCTCACGGGAGCGTGACGCTCGACGAGGGCTTCTGGTCCCACTGGCAGGCAGTGAATCGCCGAGTCGCGTTGCCGCACGGTTACGCCAAGCTCGAGGAATCACGCGCGCTCGAGAATTTCCGTCTCGCCGCCGAGGGGACGAAGGAGGGGTACAGCGAGCCGCGGTGGCGCGACCAGGATCTCTACAAATGGCTCGAGTCGGCCGCCTACGAGTTGCCGAACGATGCGAGTGGTGAGCTGCGTAAGCAGGTCGAGCGCGCCGTCGAGGTCATCGCCGCCGCGCAAGCCGAGGATGGGTACCTTCACACCTACCACCAGGTGCTGTCGCCGGACACGCGGTGGAGCGATCTGGGCCGCGACCACGAGATGTACTGCGCCGGCCACCTGATCGAGGCAGCGCTCGCCTTACAGCGCGTGGATGGCAACGACCGGCTGCTTGAGGTCGCCTGCCGCGTCGCCGACCACATCGGGAGTGTGTTCGGTCCGGGCAAGCGGCACGGGGCGCCGGGGCATCCCGAGATCGAGCTGGCGCTCGTCGAGCTGTATCGCGCGACGAACCGGACCAGGTATCTCAACTTGGCTCAGTTTCTCGTCGATGAGCGCGGCCACGGTCATGTCGGGCCCGGATGGTACAACAACCCGGTCTATCACCAGGACCACGTGCCCGTGCTCGAGGCGGCGCGCGTCGAGGGCCACGCGGTGCGCCAGCTCTACCTCACGACGGGGGTAACGGACCTCTATCTCGAGACGGGAGAGCGCGCGCTGCTCGATGCCGTGAGCCGGCAGTGGCACGACATGACGACCGGGCACCTTTTCGTCACGGGCGGCGTCGGCGCCCGCCATGAGGGTGAGGCGTTCGGCGAGCGCTACGAGTTGCCGAACGACCGATGCTACTGCGAGACGTGCGCGGCGATCGGGAGCGTTTTCTGGAACTGGCGCCTGCTCCTTATCACAGGCGAGGGCCGCTTCGCCGATCTGATCGAGCGGACGCTCTACAACTCGGTGCTTAATGGCATCTCGCTCGACGGGCGGTCGTACTTCTACGGCCAGGTGCTCCTGAGCCGCGGCAACGCACGGCGCAGCGAGTGGTTCGACTGCGCGTGCTGCCCGCCGAACGTAACGCGCGTGCTCGCCTCCCTCCCCCACTACTTCGCAACGAGCGACACCGCTGGGGTACAGATGCATCAGTACGCGCCGGGCACCATCTCGTCGGGCAATCCGCTCGGCGTCCGGCTCCGCGTTGAGACCGGGTACCCGTGGCAGGGCGAAGTGCACGTGTTCGTCGAGGAAACGGCTACGGTGTCGTGGACGCTGCGACTGCGGATCCCCGCGTGGGCAAGCGCCGCGCGGCTTCGCGTCAACGGCACAAGCACGGGCCTCGACGTGCGCAACGGCTATGCGGCGATTGAGCGGGCATGGAGGAAAGGGGACCGCATCGAGCTCGAGCTGCCGATTGCCCCGCGCCTTATCGAAGCGAACCCACGCATCGACGCAACGCGCGGCAGCCTGGCCATCGAGCGCGGTCCGCTCGTCTACTGCCTCGAAGACTGCGACCAGGAGCCGGGCGTGGACATCATGGACGCGGCCATCGACGGGGGTGCGACGCTTGCCGATTCGTGGCAGCCCGAGTTGCTCGGGGGCGTGGCGACCGTCGATGTACCAGGCGTTGCGCACGACATGGCGCCGTGGGGCGACGCGCTCTACAAGCCGGCCGGCGACACAGGCAGGCTTCCACGCAAGCCGGTCACGCTTACGGCGATCCCCTACTACGCCTGGGCCAATCGCGGTGCGCACGCCATGCGCGTCTGGATCCCGCGCGGGACGGCTCAGTAG
- a CDS encoding beta-galactosidase, which yields MTTMSQPRAEYPRPQFVRRDWLCLNGEWQFEIDAGDTGLERGLRDRELTERITVPFCPESALSGIGYTDVMSAVWYRRTVMIPVEWAGRRVVLHFQAVDYDTTVWVNDREVVRHRGGFTPFAANLDGVASPGDTMTIVVRARDDNRAAQPRGKQVREYAGHGCFYTRTTGIWQTVWMEPVPECFLLRPRLTPDLANSAIRLVQPIKGRTPGLKLRATLSDETGAVCTVSCAADADLAPQLDLVIPDERRRLWSPKDPHLYHVAIELLDAAGLVVDSATSYAGLRSVTIDGKAVKINGEVIFQRLVLDQGYYPDGIWTAPTDEALRRDIELSLAAGFNGARLHQKVFEQRFLYHADTLGYLVWGEFGDWGAFGFGPHDDHHKYGPTYITQWLEVLARDFSHPSIVGWCPLNETEQLLTDKITVHDDTHRGMFLATKAMDPTRPVLDASGYSHRVPESDIYDSHDYEQDPEKLKANYARLGEGEPYVNSCGGEPISIPYRGQPFFVSEFGGPWWYADTEAENAAWGYGARLKTLDELYARLTGQFSALLDNPNMFGYAFTQLTDVFQEQNGIYTFDRREKYDVTPLRDVQQRQAAIEKLHAHDVVRRR from the coding sequence ATGACCACGATGAGTCAACCGCGGGCTGAGTATCCGCGGCCGCAGTTTGTGCGGCGCGATTGGCTGTGTTTGAACGGCGAGTGGCAGTTCGAGATTGATGCCGGGGACACGGGGCTTGAACGCGGCCTGCGCGACCGCGAGCTCACGGAGCGGATCACGGTGCCCTTCTGCCCCGAGTCGGCGCTGTCGGGCATCGGCTACACCGACGTGATGAGCGCGGTGTGGTACCGGCGCACGGTGATGATCCCGGTGGAATGGGCAGGGCGCCGTGTGGTGTTGCACTTCCAAGCTGTCGACTACGACACGACGGTGTGGGTCAACGACAGGGAGGTGGTACGCCATCGCGGCGGGTTCACGCCGTTTGCGGCGAACCTCGACGGGGTGGCGTCGCCCGGTGACACGATGACGATCGTCGTGCGCGCGCGCGACGACAACCGCGCCGCCCAGCCGCGCGGCAAGCAAGTCCGGGAGTACGCCGGGCACGGCTGCTTCTACACGCGTACGACGGGCATTTGGCAAACGGTCTGGATGGAACCGGTGCCGGAGTGCTTCTTGCTCCGGCCGCGGCTCACGCCCGACCTGGCGAACAGCGCGATTCGGCTTGTTCAGCCGATCAAGGGCCGCACGCCAGGCTTGAAACTGCGCGCGACGCTGAGCGACGAGACGGGCGCGGTCTGCACGGTGTCTTGCGCGGCCGACGCGGATCTCGCACCGCAGCTCGACCTTGTCATTCCAGATGAGCGCCGCCGGCTTTGGTCGCCAAAGGATCCGCACCTGTACCACGTCGCGATCGAGCTGCTCGACGCGGCGGGGCTCGTCGTCGATTCGGCCACGAGCTACGCAGGGCTGCGCAGCGTGACGATCGACGGCAAGGCGGTAAAGATCAACGGCGAGGTGATCTTCCAGCGCCTCGTGCTCGACCAGGGCTACTACCCGGACGGGATCTGGACGGCCCCGACGGACGAGGCACTGCGGCGCGACATCGAGCTGAGCCTCGCCGCGGGCTTCAACGGCGCGCGCTTGCACCAGAAGGTGTTCGAGCAACGTTTCCTCTACCACGCCGACACGCTCGGCTACCTCGTCTGGGGCGAGTTCGGCGATTGGGGCGCGTTCGGCTTCGGGCCTCACGACGACCACCACAAGTACGGGCCGACGTACATCACGCAGTGGCTCGAAGTGCTTGCACGGGACTTCTCGCACCCGTCGATCGTGGGCTGGTGCCCGCTCAATGAGACCGAGCAGCTCCTGACCGACAAGATCACCGTGCATGACGACACACACCGCGGGATGTTCCTCGCGACCAAGGCGATGGACCCGACGCGGCCGGTGCTCGACGCCTCGGGCTATTCACACCGCGTTCCGGAATCGGACATCTACGACAGCCACGACTACGAGCAGGATCCGGAGAAGCTCAAGGCGAACTACGCGCGCCTCGGTGAGGGCGAGCCGTACGTCAATTCGTGCGGTGGCGAGCCGATCTCGATTCCGTATCGTGGGCAGCCGTTCTTCGTCAGCGAGTTCGGCGGCCCATGGTGGTATGCCGACACGGAGGCGGAGAACGCGGCCTGGGGTTACGGCGCGCGGCTCAAAACGCTCGACGAGCTGTACGCGCGGCTCACAGGGCAGTTCAGCGCGCTCCTCGACAACCCGAACATGTTCGGCTACGCCTTCACCCAGCTCACCGACGTGTTCCAGGAACAGAACGGCATCTACACGTTCGACCGGCGCGAGAAGTACGACGTCACGCCGCTGCGCGACGTGCAGCAGCGCCAGGCGGCCATCGAGAAGCTGCACGCGCACGATGTCGTGCGTCGGCGATAG